In Longimicrobiaceae bacterium, a single window of DNA contains:
- the argH gene encoding argininosuccinate lyase, translated as MEDTGRIREPLDWRARRIVFGDDADREIREELPFYVRIDRAHLVMLMEVGILPRGTGRRLLAATDQLVAADYAPLRGRPAPRGLYLLYEHWLIETLGEATGGAVHLGRSRNDMSATVLRLRLRGVYHRFVREVLRLLAVLVRRAERYARTTMPVYTHYQAALPVTYGHYLAGVAVALLRDLHGIEAVAADLARCPLGAGAAGGTTVPIDTGRTARLLGFSDGVLHSIDSVASRDMVLRLLAAGTVLGATLSRLATDLQLWSTAEFDLVRFPDRLVGSSSMMPQKRNVFLLEHVKGRAGAPLGALTAAAMAMHATPFSNSVAVGTEGVKPLWGALEQLTEAVVLTRLLVAGARPQPENMRRRAREGFTAATELANRLVLDGGLAFRRAHHLVGEVVTAANRRGEPLDASVDALLREHGLAADTAGLDPAAVAAAAAYGGGPAEPSLRRTASELRREWTGAARRLDGLSRGWQEGDRALELAVAGALAEDLPPLPARREVRAADREATAAGGAVGGRADTDQP; from the coding sequence ATGGAGGACACCGGACGGATCCGGGAGCCGCTGGACTGGCGCGCGAGGCGGATCGTCTTCGGCGACGACGCCGACCGGGAGATCCGCGAGGAGCTGCCGTTCTACGTCCGGATCGACCGGGCGCACCTCGTCATGCTGATGGAGGTGGGAATCCTTCCCCGCGGTACCGGGCGGCGTCTGCTGGCCGCGACGGACCAGCTCGTCGCCGCGGACTACGCGCCGCTCAGGGGAAGGCCCGCGCCGCGCGGGCTCTATCTCCTCTACGAGCACTGGCTGATCGAGACGCTCGGGGAGGCGACCGGCGGCGCGGTCCACCTCGGCCGGTCGCGCAACGACATGAGTGCGACGGTGCTGCGGCTGCGGCTGCGGGGCGTGTACCACCGGTTCGTCCGCGAGGTGCTCCGACTGCTGGCCGTCCTCGTCCGCCGCGCGGAGCGGTACGCACGCACGACGATGCCGGTCTACACCCACTACCAGGCCGCGCTGCCGGTGACCTACGGGCACTACCTCGCCGGGGTCGCGGTCGCCCTCCTGCGCGACCTGCACGGGATCGAGGCGGTCGCCGCCGACCTGGCCCGGTGCCCGCTCGGCGCGGGGGCGGCGGGGGGGACGACCGTACCGATCGACACCGGGCGGACCGCGCGGCTCCTGGGCTTCTCGGACGGCGTCCTGCACTCGATCGACTCCGTGGCGTCGCGCGACATGGTGCTGCGCCTCCTCGCGGCCGGGACCGTGCTGGGCGCGACGCTGAGCCGGCTCGCCACGGACCTGCAGCTCTGGAGCACGGCGGAGTTCGACCTGGTCCGCTTCCCGGACCGGCTGGTCGGCTCCAGCTCCATGATGCCGCAGAAGCGCAATGTCTTCCTCCTGGAGCACGTCAAGGGCCGCGCCGGGGCGCCGCTGGGCGCCCTCACCGCCGCGGCCATGGCCATGCACGCCACCCCGTTCAGCAACTCGGTCGCCGTCGGGACGGAGGGAGTGAAGCCTCTCTGGGGCGCCCTGGAGCAGCTGACGGAAGCGGTCGTGCTCACGCGGCTCCTCGTGGCCGGCGCACGGCCGCAGCCCGAGAACATGCGGCGGCGTGCGCGGGAGGGCTTCACCGCCGCCACCGAGCTCGCGAACCGGCTGGTGCTGGACGGCGGCCTCGCCTTCCGCCGCGCGCACCACCTCGTCGGGGAGGTGGTCACCGCGGCGAACCGGCGTGGAGAGCCGCTCGACGCCTCGGTGGACGCCCTTCTCCGGGAGCACGGGCTCGCGGCGGACACGGCCGGGCTGGACCCGGCCGCGGTGGCGGCGGCGGCCGCGTACGGCGGCGGACCGGCCGAGCCCTCCCTGCGGCGGACGGCTTCGGAGCTAAGGCGGGAATGGACGGGTGCCGCGCGCCGGCTCGACGGCCTGAGCCGGGGGTGGCAGGAGGGAGACCGGGCGCTGGAGCTCGCGGTGGCCGGGGCGCTGGCGGAGGACCTTCCGCCGCTCCCGGCGCGGCGCGAAGTGCGTGCCGCGGATCGGGAAGCGACCGCGGCCGGGGGGGCTGTGGGTGGGCGGGCCGACACGGATCAACCCTGA